The nucleotide sequence AAAAGAAAGGCTGATATTTCGAGGAAATTAGATGATATCGAAAATCAAGGTCTAAAGTGAGGTGAAAAGCAATGTTGGTCAACAAAGCATACAAATTTCGTATTTACCCAAACAAAGAACAAGAAATCTTAATCGCAAAGACGATTGGTTG is from Litoribacterium kuwaitense and encodes:
- a CDS encoding helix-turn-helix domain-containing protein, whose amino-acid sequence is MLVNKAYKFRIYPNKEQEILIAKTIG